The following are encoded in a window of Mercenaria mercenaria strain notata unplaced genomic scaffold, MADL_Memer_1 contig_3009, whole genome shotgun sequence genomic DNA:
- the LOC128552661 gene encoding uncharacterized protein LOC128552661, which produces MWLQHVQESHFQSEIDAILAKKTTSRQQQLGLFLDEQGLMRCKGRLENANLSEGARHPILLPKNDHLTELIIERTHQELLHSGISQTLAKTRQKFWIIHGRATVKSVLNKFVLCRRHEGGSYTMPPMSSLPSSRVTEITPFSRTGLDYFGPIYLKTSG; this is translated from the coding sequence ATGTGGTTACAACATGTTCAAGAAAGCCATTTTCAAAGTGAAATTGATGCTATCCTTGCCAAAAAGACCACTAGCAGACAACAACAGTTAGGTCTATTTCTTGACGAACAAGGGCTTATGCGCTGTAAAGGTAGACTCGAAAATGCTAACCTGAGTGAAGGGGCTAGACACCCCATTCTGTTACCGAAAAATGATCACCTTACTGAACTGATTATAGAAAGAACACACCAAGAGTTATTGCATAGTGGTATCTCGCAGACACTTGCTAAAACAAGACAAAAATTTTGGATCATACATGGTCGAGCAACGGTCAAGTccgttttaaacaaatttgtattGTGTAGACGTCATGAAGGTGGTAGTTACACAATGCCACCAATGTCTTCACTGCCATCGTCAAGAGTGACTGAAATAACACCATTTTCGAGAACAGGATTAGACTATTTCGGTCCAATTTACCTTAAAACATCAGGTTAA
- the LOC128552659 gene encoding uncharacterized protein LOC128552659: protein MSHLASEITETMDVSEENVLVSSDEMVLMQTALTDIKSPETSETQSVRLILDSGSHRTYITEKLANRLHLKETGEQEIKLVTFGSNSTQRIRRKCSNIDVKLKNGTHISVSVNIVPPISGQLVTSQSRSKLGWILTGRTNDQDTNDGPCMLIITHGKGFTKTSLFTNVDGVVPVKRDLEDFWRVESIGILDKQNTSDDEMAMKMFLDSLQFENGRYQDTWPWTEECPNLPVNREPAVGRLKSCVNKMKNKPDLLQKYDAVMNDQLSKGVIEKVEQSETDGLVHYLPHHAVITPQKATTKIRVVYDASARTRKEN from the exons ATGTCACATTTAGCAAGTGAAATAACGGAAACCATGGACGTTTCTGAAGAAAATGTGCTTGTGTCATCAGATGAAATGGTCCTGATGCAGACAGCTCTGACGGATATTAAAAGTCCAGAAACATCTGAAACTCAGTCTGTGCGACTTATATTAGATTCGGGATCTCATCGAACATATATCACTGAAAAACTAGCAAATAGGTTACATCTCAAAGAAACAGGGGAACAGGAAATCAAACTGGTTACATTTGGGAGTAACAGTACGCAACGTATAAGAAGAAAGTGTTCTAATATCGATGTAAAACTAAAAAATGGAACGCACATCTCAGTTAGTGTGAATATTGTTCCACCTATTAGTGGTCAGTTAGTTACATCGCAGTCCA GATCTAAGTTAGGATGGATTCTGACTGGCAGAACTAATGATCAAGACACCAATGACGGCCCGTGCATGCTTATTATTACGCACGGTAAAGGTTTTACAAAGACAAGTTTGTTCACCAATGTGGATGGTGTAGTACCTGTGAAACGTGATCTAGAGGACTTTTGGAGAGTAGAGTCCATTGGTATTTTAGATAAACAAAACACTTCCGACGATGAAATGGCCATGAAAATGTTTCTAGATTCTCTGCAGTTTGAAAATGGACGTTATCAGGACACATGGCCTTGGACTGAGGAATGTCCGAATTTACCAGTAAACAGAGAGCCGGCTGTGGGTCGTTTGAAAAGTTgtgtaaacaaaatgaaaaacaaacctgATCTGTTACAGAAATACGATGCAGTGATGAATGATCAACTGAGCAAGGGTGTTATTGAGAAAGTAGAACAGTCAGAAACAGATGGATTGGTACATTACTTACCTCACCATGCGGTTATTACACCACAAAAGGCAACAACAAAGATACGAGTCGTATACGACGCATCCGCAAGAACACGAAAAGAAAACTAA
- the LOC128552660 gene encoding uncharacterized protein LOC128552660, whose translation MLIIFRNTDFAEYLSVSSACPFLLGAIVDYHLKSYNDEIAEKLRNNIYVDNVISGAENTSEAIKLYTTSKSMYAEASMNLREWITNSEVVNEFIPKEDRAFTNSVKVLGHCWNVKEDTINLSKPKAVLDQQEWTKRSVLKCIASVFDPLGLLSPVLLRGKVLLQSLWQKNHDWDEEISTEDQMKMSDILLDINKIDTFHIPRKVCELHGTVTYSLLCFCDASEKAYSAVIYLHTHQAQTSIVNMVFSKTRLTPVKKITIPGLELLAVVIGLRCLKFVRDQIRVPVAQNYLWTDSKCVLQWITSQKKLSVFVKNRVTEIKEHSNVNLSYIPTKENPADVASRETTLEKLKSNTTWWYGAKWLLEPMPDWPVYSDQQSDITEEEIEEVLQTEEKSNKETMLVQLTNVDNTERASNPPFDIDSNKYSSVTRPTRVTALVLRFVRKLKKSVV comes from the coding sequence ATGCTGATAATATTCAGGAATACCGATTTTGCAGAGTACCTTTCGGTGTCATCAGCATGTCCGTTTCTACTGGGAGCTATTGTAGATTACCATTTAAAATCTTACAACGATGAAATCGCAGAAAAGCTAAGAAACAACATATATGTAGATAATGTTATATCTGGAGCCGAAAATACAAGTGAAGCTATTAAGTTGTACACAACATCGAAATCGATGTATGCAGAAGCGTCCATGAATTTAAGGGAATGGATAACGAATAGCGAGGTGGTTAATGAGTTCATTCCGAAAGAGGACAGAGCATTCACTAACTCAGTAAAAGTTCTTGGACATTGCTGGAATGTCAAAGAAGATACGATAAATTTGTCAAAGCCGAAGGCCGTGTTGGATCAGCAAGAGTGGACAAAACGTAGCGTGTTAAAATGTATTGCTTCCGTCTTTGATCCACTTGGGTTACTTTCGCCAGTACTCTTACGAGGAAAAGTGCTTCTACAATCGTTATGGCAGAAAAATCATGATTGGGACGAAGAAATAAGTactgaagatcaaatgaaaatgtcCGATATTTTATTAGACATCAACAAGATAGACACATTTCATATACCAAGGAAGGTTTGTGAACTTCATGGAACAGTAACGTATTCCTTGTTGTGTTTCTGTGATGCCTCAGAGAAAGCATATTCTGCGGTTATATATCTGCACACACATCAAGCTCAAACTTCCATTGTAAATATGGTGTTTTCCAAGACACGTCTTACGCCAGTGAAGAAAATAACGATTCCGGGGTTGGAACTACTAGCGGTTGTGATCGGACTAAgatgtttaaaatttgtaagagATCAAATTAGAGTACCAGtcgctcaaaattatttgtggaCAGATTCAAAATGCGTACTACAATGGATTACATCACAAAAGAAATTATCAGTGTTTGTGAAAAACAGAGTCACAGAAATTAAAGAACACAGTAACGTAAACTTGTCATATATTCCTACGAAGGAGAACCCTGCAGATGTGGCTTCTAGGGAGACAACGCTAGAAAAATTGAAATCTAACACTACGTGGTGGTATGGTGCAAAGTGGTTGCTGGAACCAATGCCCGATTGGCCAGTATACAGTGATCAACAAAGTGATATTACTGAAGAGGAGATAGAAGAAGTATTACAAACAGAAGAGAAAAGCAACAAAGAAACAATGTTAGTGCAATTGACCAATGTTGACAATACAGAAAGGGCAAGTAATCCGCCATTTGATATTGACAGTAACAAATATTCTTCTGTAACTCGTCCAACAAGAGTTACCGCGTTAGTTTTACGCTTTGTGCGGAAACTAAAAAAAAGTGTCGTGTAA